GCCGCATTTGTTGATTATGGCGCTGAGCGTCACGGATTCCTTCCTTTAAAAGAAATCGCTAAAACGTATTTCCCTGATGGCTATACATTCAATGGTCGCCCTAATATAAAAGACGTGATCAAAGAAGGTCAAGAAGTCATCGTTCAGGTTGATAAAGAAGAACGTGGTCAAAAAGGCGCGGCACTCACAACCTTTATTAGTGTTGCTGGTAGCTACTTGGTATTAATGCCTAATAACCCAAGAGCTGGCGGTATTTCACGCCGTATCGAAGGTGATGAGCGCATAGAGCTAAAAGAAGCATTGAGTCGCTTAAACGTACCTAAAGGTATGGGTCTTATCGTACGTACGGCAGGCGTAGGCAAGTCTTTCGAAGAACTGGAGTATGACCTTAAGGCGCTGCTCGTTCACTGGGACGCAATCCAAAACGCGGCAAATAGCGGGAAAGCACCTTTCTTAATTCACCAAGAAAGTAACGTGATCTTCCGTGCAATTCGCGATTATTTACGTCGTGATATCGGTGAAATCCTAATTGATAAGCCTCGGGTTTTTGAAGAAGCGAAGGCACATATTGAGCGTTTCCGTCCAGACTTCATCAATCGTGTGAAGCTTTATCAAAATGACGTGCCATTATTTACCCATTATCAGATTGAGAGCCAGATTGAGTCAGCTTTCCAGCGTGAAGTACGTTTGCCTTCAGGTGGCTCTATCGTGATTGATCCAACAGAAGCACTTACGTCTATCGATATCAACTCGTCAAAAGCGACGAAAGGTGGTGATATCGAAGAGACGGCGCTGAACACTAACCTAGAAGCCGCTGACGAGATTGCACGCCAGTTACGTTTGCGTGATTTAGGTGGCCTAATCGTTATCGACTTTATCGATATGACTCCACCACGCCACCAACGTGAAGTAGAAAACCGCTTGAAAGAAGCTGTTCGTACCGACCGTGCTCGCGTGCAAATAGGTAAAATTTCTCGTTTCGGCCTATTAGAAATGTCGCGTCAACGTTTGCGTCCGTCTTTAGGTGAAGCAAGCCAGCATACGTGTCCACGCTGTGACGGCCAAGGCACTATTCGCTCAAACGAATCCATTGCTTTGTCTATCTTGCGTCTAATCGAAGAAGAAGCGATCAAAGATAATACCGCTCAGGTCAACGCCCAAGTGCCTGTCGCTGTTGGTGCTTATCTATTAAATGAAAAGCGTCGTTCTGTGCAACGCATCGAAAAGCGCCACGAGTGCCATGTTGTTATCATTCCTAACCAACATCTAGAAACACCGCACTATGAAGTGGTTAGATTGCGTAAAGATGAGACAACTGAAGCTGCAAGCTATGAGCAGATCACTACACCAGAGCCTGAAATAGTTGAAATTGCTCGAGCTCAAGCGATTGTGAAAGAGGAACCTGTGCTAAAAGGTGTCGTCATGCCTGAAGCACCGGCACCAGCGCCGGCAGCGACTCCAGCTCAAACGGCAAAATCACAGGCGCATAAACCACAAGCACAACCGGCGCAAAACAGCACCAGCCTGTTTGCCAAGATTGGGCAATGGTTCAAGAGCTTGTTTGCGGGTGATAGCGACGTTCAGGAAGAAAACAAATCTGCTGCGGAGAAGCCAGCACGCGATAACAACCGTGATAATCGCCGCCGCAACAATAACAATCGCCGTCGTAATAATAACCGCCGTCGTAACGATCAACAAAAAGAAACAGCAGTTGAAACGAAAGACGAAAACAATAATAGCGAGCAACGCAGTGATAACCGCAAACGCCGTCGTCCAAATAACAGAAAACGCCAAGATCAGGACAAAACAAACCGTCCAGCTAAGGGATCTGTAAACGATAATGTTGAAGCGGTCGAGGCTAACGACACGCCTGTTAAAGAAGCGAAAGTAAAACCGCGTAGACAAAGACGTAATCTTCGTAAGAAGGTACGTGTGGAAGAAACCAACGTACAGGACGCTAACACTTCAGAGCAAACTAGTGTTGAAGAGGTGAAAGTAGAAGCAAAGCCACTTGAGCAACCAGCGAAAACGGCTTCTGAATCTAAAGCTGAACATAAGCCAAGACAGAGAAAAGCAAAGCCTGTCGCTGATAAATCAGAAAAAGAGTCAGTAACGAATGAAGAAGTAGCTTCACATTCTGATCAGGCTGAAGCACACGCACAAGTTAAGCCGCAAGAAACTACTCACGTTGAGCGCCAAGAGCGAAATGATGTTGCCGAGAGTGTTTCTGCAGAGCTTTCAGAGTCACAAATTGATGACGAAAATAAAGAAGGCCGTACACGCTCTAGACGTTCTCCGCGTCATCTGAGAGCAGCTGGTCAACGTCGCCGTCGTCAGGATGCGCCTGAAAAAGGCCAAGCTGCTGCATTTGTACCCGTAGCAGATCAAGCCGCTGCAGAATACGAAGCTGAGCTCAAAGCGAAATCTTCTGACAGTGAAACTCAAGCGGAAGTGCAGCAAGAAGCAAGTACAGTTGAGACTCAATTGTCACCTGAAACGGTAGCTGAAGATACTGCACCAGCGGCAGAAGCGACAGTTTCTGAGACGCACACTGATGCAGAGCAAGATGTCGCAGCTAAGCCAGCTGAAGTGCATGCTGACGAAAATGCAGCGCAACAAGTGGAGCCTGCAAAGGAAGTTGATGCAACTACTGCTGAAGCACCATTGCAACAAGCTGCACAGCCCGAAACATCCGCAAGTGCTGACGAAGTAGTCGCAGAAGAAGTAGAAGCTACACAGCCAGAAGCAGCAAAAGAGGTTAACGCTGAGCCAATCGCTGACACAGTAGATACTGAGCAAGTTGAAACGGCAGAGGCTAAGGCTGAGACTACAGTTGCAGAAGAAGCCCAGGCTTCTGAAACTGATGCAACGCCAGAAGCTCAGGAGTCAGTAGTCGAAGCACCAGCAGTTGAAGTAGTTGCTGAACCTTCGTCTGGAGAAACGCCAGCCGCTGGCAATATTGAAGCAGCTGCTCAACCGGTAGTAAATGGCAATTCGGCACAAAGCCGTGTACGCTTCAACCAAACAGCTGCAGCGCCAATGACCAAAGCGAAAAGTGTGATTGAAGATGTCGTGTTAGAAACACCATCTGCAATGCCACATGATTCACGCCAGACCGTGACTAATAGCGGGTTAGGTGTTGGTTCTAAGTCACCAACAGGCAGAGCCAGTGCCGACATGGCCTCTCCTGCTCAGGTTGACTAAGCAGTAATTGAAAAGCCAGTCTTTTTAGACTGGCTTTTTTGTGTCCGAATTTTACTGAGCAGACAAATGGTAATACCAGTCCTTCGTAGCACTCCGTGTTATTTATCAGTAGAATGCCGTCAATTCTTTGATCGTTAAAGTCAAAAGTATGCTCACACTTAAGAGATTTAAAAACGCCTCTTTAAAAGGTGACCTATTCGGTGGTGTAACCACTGCAATTATTTCTTTACCACTCGCACTCGCTTTTGGTGTTGCCTCTGGTGCCGGCGCAGAAGCTGGGATGTGGGGCGCAATTTTGGTTGGCTTATTTGCCGCGCTGTTCGGTGGTTCGACTTCTCTCATTTCTGAACCAACCGGCCCCATGACTGTTATCATGACAGCAGTACTCACCGCCATGATGAGCAAGTACCCCGAAAATGGTCTTGCGATGGGCTTTACTGTTGTCATGAT
This genomic interval from Pseudoalteromonas galatheae contains the following:
- the rne gene encoding ribonuclease E — its product is MKRMLINATQQEEMRVALVDGQRLYDLDIESPGHEQKKANIYKGKITRIEPSLEAAFVDYGAERHGFLPLKEIAKTYFPDGYTFNGRPNIKDVIKEGQEVIVQVDKEERGQKGAALTTFISVAGSYLVLMPNNPRAGGISRRIEGDERIELKEALSRLNVPKGMGLIVRTAGVGKSFEELEYDLKALLVHWDAIQNAANSGKAPFLIHQESNVIFRAIRDYLRRDIGEILIDKPRVFEEAKAHIERFRPDFINRVKLYQNDVPLFTHYQIESQIESAFQREVRLPSGGSIVIDPTEALTSIDINSSKATKGGDIEETALNTNLEAADEIARQLRLRDLGGLIVIDFIDMTPPRHQREVENRLKEAVRTDRARVQIGKISRFGLLEMSRQRLRPSLGEASQHTCPRCDGQGTIRSNESIALSILRLIEEEAIKDNTAQVNAQVPVAVGAYLLNEKRRSVQRIEKRHECHVVIIPNQHLETPHYEVVRLRKDETTEAASYEQITTPEPEIVEIARAQAIVKEEPVLKGVVMPEAPAPAPAATPAQTAKSQAHKPQAQPAQNSTSLFAKIGQWFKSLFAGDSDVQEENKSAAEKPARDNNRDNRRRNNNNRRRNNNRRRNDQQKETAVETKDENNNSEQRSDNRKRRRPNNRKRQDQDKTNRPAKGSVNDNVEAVEANDTPVKEAKVKPRRQRRNLRKKVRVEETNVQDANTSEQTSVEEVKVEAKPLEQPAKTASESKAEHKPRQRKAKPVADKSEKESVTNEEVASHSDQAEAHAQVKPQETTHVERQERNDVAESVSAELSESQIDDENKEGRTRSRRSPRHLRAAGQRRRRQDAPEKGQAAAFVPVADQAAAEYEAELKAKSSDSETQAEVQQEASTVETQLSPETVAEDTAPAAEATVSETHTDAEQDVAAKPAEVHADENAAQQVEPAKEVDATTAEAPLQQAAQPETSASADEVVAEEVEATQPEAAKEVNAEPIADTVDTEQVETAEAKAETTVAEEAQASETDATPEAQESVVEAPAVEVVAEPSSGETPAAGNIEAAAQPVVNGNSAQSRVRFNQTAAAPMTKAKSVIEDVVLETPSAMPHDSRQTVTNSGLGVGSKSPTGRASADMASPAQVD